CATGGAGCGTCAGCTCAGGAAGTAGTCCACGGGCTCCAGGGGCGGCGGCAGGTCGGTCTCCCCCAGCGTGGCCAGCAGCTCGATCTCGACCATCCGGGTGATGGCATTCAGCGGCAGGTCGTTCGGGTCCTCTCCGAAGGGGTCCTCCAGCTGGTCGCCCAGCACGTCCAGGCCGAAGAAGGCATAGGCCAGCATGGCGGAGGCGATCGGCGTGGCGAGGCCGATGACACCCACCAGCCCGAAGGGCACCAGCAGGCAGAAGAGGAAGGCCGCGCGGTGCAGCAGCAGTGTATAGGCGAAGGGCAAGGGGGTGGTGAGGATGCGCTCGCAGGCCGACTGCATCTCCGCCAGGCCTTGCAGCCGCGCCACCAGCCCGCGGTAGAGCATGTCGCTCAGTGCCCCCTCCCGCCACAGCCGGGCCAGCTCGGCATTCATGAGGAGCAGGATGGCATCCGGGATGTTGGGCGAAGCGGCGATGGCGGCAACCTCCTCCGCCGGTAGCCAGGGCCGGGCCGCAGCCAGCTCGTCCCGCTTCCGCA
This genomic window from Roseomonas marmotae contains:
- a CDS encoding bestrophin family protein, which codes for MILRPRPGAWALLFVLRGSIVPVMAPRLLSVALLGVLVVVAARQWPGWVPQLPLPAFALFGLAFSIFLGFRNNVCYDRWWEARSQWGRLIVETRGLARESTALLGPRPELVRRGIGFTHALCARLRKRDELAAARPWLPAEEVAAIAASPNIPDAILLLMNAELARLWREGALSDMLYRGLVARLQGLAEMQSACERILTTPLPFAYTLLLHRAAFLFCLLVPFGLVGVIGLATPIASAMLAYAFFGLDVLGDQLEDPFGEDPNDLPLNAITRMVEIELLATLGETDLPPPLEPVDYFLS